One genomic region from Halobacteriovorax sp. HLS encodes:
- the msrB gene encoding peptide-methionine (R)-S-oxide reductase MsrB, with translation MFSLFKKSAANEGFDYEASHLSKIDSDKVDWKSKDKAYWKSVLSPLQYTVTREAGTERSFTGKYWDNKEDGIYICSNCGQHLFDASTKYKSGTGWPSFWDVINKSAVNQNVDTKFGMKRVEIVCSRCDAHLGHVFEDGPDPTGLRYCMNSVSLIHIPKKK, from the coding sequence ATGTTTAGCCTATTCAAGAAATCTGCTGCAAATGAAGGCTTTGATTATGAAGCAAGTCATCTTTCGAAAATTGACTCAGACAAAGTTGATTGGAAATCAAAAGATAAAGCATATTGGAAAAGTGTTCTCTCTCCCCTTCAATACACTGTAACTAGAGAGGCCGGAACAGAGAGATCTTTCACAGGAAAATACTGGGATAATAAAGAAGATGGTATTTATATCTGCTCTAATTGCGGACAGCACCTCTTTGACGCTTCGACGAAGTATAAATCTGGAACGGGTTGGCCGAGTTTTTGGGATGTCATTAATAAGTCCGCAGTAAATCAAAATGTTGACACGAAATTTGGCATGAAAAGAGTTGAAATAGTTTGTTCTAGATGTGACGCTCACTTAGGTCATGTATTTGAAGATGGTCCAGACCCTACAGGATTAAGATACTGCATGAACTCCGTATCACTAATTCATATTCCTAAGAAGAAATGA
- a CDS encoding response regulator — MNNDQEKILLSFAESFSLTPREGEIVGQLLLQMTSTKQISDSLGISTSTVRNHFESIFRKTGCENKCEVAVLLYKQLLTKVQDFKPFGRSPKVIVVDDNEVMCELLATSLEPYGINITAVTESEKVLELLEVDRYDCIISDIRMPSMDGVELLERIRKTHPIWPFVILISGHHDYDMDDLLNHGAVAFVQKPFKVDELYSLISAYYIDDLVERNRAMLMDKDVLYDFSENTIDLSQVSVGAGGIFISFDNSPELRSSVVGNVYDFSLKVSDQINAVQVAAEIVWKKEENIDTPGVGIRFLTMTPQIDSYIKKHISKNKIQSFIPNN, encoded by the coding sequence ATGAATAATGATCAAGAAAAAATACTTCTAAGCTTTGCCGAATCATTTTCACTGACTCCAAGGGAAGGTGAAATTGTTGGTCAGCTTCTTTTGCAAATGACTTCAACTAAGCAAATTTCTGACTCTCTAGGAATTAGTACTTCTACAGTAAGAAATCATTTTGAAAGTATTTTTAGAAAAACAGGCTGTGAGAATAAATGTGAAGTAGCAGTATTACTTTACAAGCAGCTGTTAACTAAGGTGCAAGACTTTAAACCTTTTGGGAGATCTCCAAAAGTTATTGTTGTTGATGATAATGAGGTAATGTGTGAGCTCTTAGCAACTAGCTTAGAACCTTATGGAATTAATATCACTGCAGTTACAGAGTCTGAAAAAGTATTAGAACTCCTTGAGGTAGATCGTTACGATTGTATTATTTCTGATATAAGAATGCCTTCAATGGATGGAGTGGAGCTATTAGAAAGAATTAGAAAGACACATCCGATTTGGCCGTTTGTTATTCTAATTTCTGGGCATCATGACTATGATATGGATGACTTACTCAATCATGGAGCAGTTGCATTCGTTCAAAAACCTTTTAAGGTTGATGAGTTATATTCTTTAATATCAGCTTACTATATTGATGATCTCGTCGAAAGAAATCGTGCCATGTTAATGGATAAAGATGTTCTCTATGATTTTAGTGAAAATACTATTGATCTATCGCAGGTTTCAGTAGGTGCAGGTGGAATTTTTATATCCTTTGATAACTCACCTGAACTAAGAAGTTCTGTTGTAGGTAATGTATATGACTTCTCTCTAAAAGTTAGTGATCAGATCAATGCTGTTCAAGTTGCAGCAGAGATTGTTTGGAAGAAAGAAGAGAATATCGATACTCCAGGAGTAGGTATCAGATTCTTAACTATGACTCCTCAAATAGACTCATATATTAAGAAGCATATTTCTAAGAATAAGATTCAAAGCTTTATTCCTAATAATTAG
- a CDS encoding CopD family protein: MSSFPYLKALHIIFIVTWFAGLFYIVRLFIYQTESSELEEPKKTILTDQFKIMSRRLWYGITWPSAIVTLILGPSLLHIYMPLTDHPFMIAKIIFVIFLYFYHFKCHLIFKALQNDSYSWSSNGLRIWNEVATIFLFAIVFLIILQDMVSMIYGVVGLLAFSAILMIGIKVYKKKRLSKN, encoded by the coding sequence ATGTCATCATTTCCATACTTAAAAGCTCTACATATTATTTTTATTGTAACTTGGTTTGCGGGGCTTTTTTACATCGTTCGTTTATTTATTTATCAAACAGAAAGTAGCGAATTAGAAGAACCAAAGAAAACAATTCTTACCGACCAATTTAAGATAATGTCTAGGCGACTTTGGTATGGAATTACTTGGCCTTCAGCAATTGTAACGTTAATCTTAGGCCCTAGCTTACTACATATTTATATGCCTCTAACTGATCACCCATTTATGATAGCAAAGATCATCTTTGTTATATTTCTCTATTTTTATCACTTTAAGTGTCATCTTATTTTTAAAGCATTACAAAATGACTCATACTCTTGGTCGTCTAATGGTCTAAGAATTTGGAACGAAGTAGCAACTATCTTTCTATTTGCAATTGTTTTCTTAATTATCCTGCAAGATATGGTCTCTATGATTTATGGTGTCGTTGGTCTTTTGGCCTTCTCCGCTATACTTATGATCGGAATAAAAGTTTATAAGAAAAAAAGGTTGTCTAAGAACTGA
- the lpdA gene encoding dihydrolipoyl dehydrogenase, with amino-acid sequence MKPILKKGTLVLVIIILFIVAWKFDVTNYLSLDYLKSNLSDLVNFNKENPSKMILIYMSIYIVSTALSLPGATIITLAGGAIFGLVKGTLIVSFASTIGATLAFLAARFILKDYVQEKFATKLKVINEGIKTDGAFYLFTLRLIPAFPFFLINLVMGLTPIRILTFFFVSQIGMLLGTIVYVNAGVELSKIDSLKGILSPSLIFSFTLLAFIPLLAKALISKIKANKVYQNHKRPKSYDYNMISIGAGAGGLVTSYIGATVNAKVALIEKHKMGGDCLNTGCVPSKALIKSAKVIHYSKRANEFGIRSIAIDFDFKEIMNRVKSVITKIEPHDSIERYSKLGVDCIQGEAKILSPWEVQVNGKVLTTKSITISTGASPFIPPIPGIETTDFLTSDTLWNLEDLPARFVVLGGGPIGLEIAQSFSRLGSKVTIVEMSSRVMMKEDPDVSTLIHKKLEDEGIDVLINHRAKSFSGNQLTCEIDGEDIIIEFDKVLIAVGRKPNTRGFGLENLALKLRDNGTIETNEYLQTNYPNIFACGDVTGPYQLTHTAAHQAWYCAVNGLFGIFKKFKVDYSVIPWATYTDPEVATVGQNEQSCKAQEIEYEITKYGIDDLDRAIADSEDHGFVKVLTKPGTDKIIGATIVGNHASDLLVEFISAMKNNYGLNTILSTIHTYPTMGEANKYLAGAWKSERKPEKLLEFVKKFHSWRR; translated from the coding sequence ATGAAACCTATTTTAAAAAAAGGGACTCTCGTCCTAGTTATCATTATTCTATTTATCGTTGCATGGAAGTTTGACGTTACTAATTACCTTAGTTTAGATTATTTAAAATCAAATTTATCAGATCTAGTAAATTTTAATAAAGAAAACCCTTCAAAAATGATTCTCATCTACATGAGTATCTACATAGTTTCGACGGCCCTTTCGTTACCAGGAGCAACCATTATTACCCTCGCAGGCGGAGCAATTTTTGGTCTAGTAAAGGGTACACTTATAGTTTCGTTTGCTAGCACAATAGGCGCCACTTTAGCTTTCTTAGCGGCAAGATTTATTCTCAAGGACTATGTACAAGAAAAGTTCGCCACGAAATTAAAAGTTATTAATGAAGGAATAAAAACAGATGGAGCGTTCTATCTCTTTACGCTAAGACTTATTCCAGCTTTTCCTTTCTTTCTTATTAATTTAGTAATGGGACTAACCCCGATAAGAATTCTCACATTTTTCTTTGTTTCTCAGATAGGAATGTTACTTGGAACAATTGTCTATGTGAACGCAGGAGTTGAGTTATCGAAAATAGATTCACTAAAAGGAATACTGAGTCCTTCATTGATATTTTCATTCACACTTCTCGCTTTTATTCCTCTACTTGCTAAAGCTCTCATAAGTAAGATTAAAGCTAATAAAGTCTATCAAAATCATAAAAGACCTAAGAGCTATGACTACAATATGATCTCAATTGGTGCTGGAGCAGGAGGTCTTGTGACTTCGTATATCGGCGCTACAGTTAATGCAAAAGTTGCTCTTATAGAGAAGCATAAAATGGGAGGAGATTGCCTTAATACTGGCTGTGTTCCTTCAAAAGCACTAATAAAATCTGCCAAAGTAATTCATTACTCAAAACGTGCAAATGAGTTTGGTATCCGCTCCATTGCAATCGATTTCGACTTTAAAGAAATTATGAATCGAGTAAAAAGTGTCATTACTAAAATTGAACCCCATGATTCAATTGAGAGATATTCAAAATTAGGAGTTGATTGTATTCAAGGTGAAGCAAAAATTCTCTCCCCTTGGGAAGTGCAAGTTAATGGAAAAGTGCTAACGACTAAAAGTATTACTATTTCCACGGGAGCAAGTCCTTTTATTCCCCCAATTCCAGGTATTGAAACGACTGACTTTTTAACATCTGATACTTTATGGAATCTTGAAGATTTACCGGCTAGATTTGTTGTCTTAGGTGGAGGACCAATTGGATTAGAAATAGCCCAATCCTTTTCTAGGCTAGGGTCAAAAGTAACAATAGTCGAAATGTCTTCTAGAGTAATGATGAAAGAAGACCCTGATGTCTCAACTCTTATTCATAAAAAATTGGAAGACGAAGGTATAGATGTCTTAATTAACCATAGAGCGAAGAGCTTTAGTGGAAACCAGCTAACCTGTGAGATTGACGGAGAAGATATTATCATTGAATTTGATAAAGTTCTTATTGCAGTAGGAAGAAAGCCAAACACTCGTGGATTCGGTCTAGAGAACCTAGCTCTTAAATTGAGAGATAACGGAACTATCGAGACTAATGAATATCTACAAACAAACTATCCAAATATCTTCGCCTGTGGAGACGTTACGGGTCCGTATCAATTAACTCACACTGCTGCACATCAGGCTTGGTATTGTGCCGTAAATGGTCTCTTTGGAATATTTAAAAAGTTTAAGGTCGACTATAGTGTTATTCCTTGGGCCACTTACACTGATCCAGAAGTCGCAACAGTTGGTCAAAATGAACAGAGTTGCAAAGCCCAGGAAATAGAATACGAGATAACTAAGTATGGGATTGATGATCTTGATAGAGCTATAGCAGATAGTGAAGATCATGGTTTTGTTAAAGTTTTAACCAAACCTGGAACAGATAAAATAATTGGTGCAACCATAGTTGGAAATCATGCAAGTGACTTACTTGTTGAGTTTATCAGCGCGATGAAAAATAATTATGGTCTTAACACAATTCTCTCAACAATTCACACATACCCGACTATGGGTGAAGCAAATAAGTATCTTGCTGGCGCATGGAAAAGTGAAAGAAAACCGGAAAAACTGCTAGAGTTTGTTAAGAAATTTCATAGTTGGCGACGTTGA
- a CDS encoding ATP-binding cassette domain-containing protein: MIQLNNISKSFGGQNLYEDISFTLGSKERVGLVGRNGSGKSTLFKIITGEMAYEGGSVNIPKNYKIGYLSQHLKFEKNTVLEECIQSLSEEERFDHYKAEKILSGLGFSQEEMQENPLKFSGGYQIRINLTKCLLENPNLLLLDEPTNYLDIMSLRWLRSFLKSFEGEVILITHDRDFMDDTVTHTMGLTRGRLKKIKGDTVKFYEQLLEEDMLYEQTRSNQEKKKKELMAFVDKFRAKASKATQAQSRLKQLEKMGSMNELAKEGSMALSFRHIPCPGKTICTVKDVSFGYEEENLFSGVNFEIKRNDCIGIIGKNGKGKSTLLNVITGELKARTGEIQYHPSASIGHFGQTNIKRLSENNTIVAEVTATNPELTNTEVRKICGSMMFEGDLADKKISVLSGGERSRVMLGKIIAHKSNILFLDEPTNHLDMESVEILCEKLEEFPGAIVLVTHNEMLLRRLANRLVVFRNSQAQLFEQGYDEFLDKIGWDEDELSESQGENVAPSKKNKKEDKRLRAELIQQRSRATKELKKKMDKLEEGIFSKEEKAEELNEQLISASTSGDGKLINDISQKLGVLQKVLDMEYHELSLVSDEFHGILDEFEQKLSFLDH, from the coding sequence ATGATTCAATTGAATAACATTTCTAAGTCTTTTGGGGGGCAAAATCTCTATGAAGACATTTCATTTACACTAGGAAGTAAGGAACGAGTAGGCCTTGTTGGTCGAAATGGTAGCGGAAAATCAACACTTTTTAAGATTATTACTGGTGAGATGGCCTATGAAGGTGGAAGCGTTAATATCCCAAAAAATTATAAGATTGGTTACCTCTCCCAGCATCTTAAGTTTGAAAAAAATACAGTCTTAGAAGAATGTATACAATCTTTAAGCGAAGAAGAGAGATTTGACCACTATAAGGCTGAAAAAATCCTCTCAGGGCTAGGCTTCTCGCAAGAAGAAATGCAAGAGAATCCTTTGAAGTTCTCGGGAGGATATCAGATTCGTATTAACCTTACAAAATGTCTCTTAGAAAACCCTAATCTTCTACTGTTAGATGAGCCTACAAACTATTTAGATATTATGTCTCTACGTTGGCTTCGAAGCTTTCTAAAGAGCTTTGAGGGAGAGGTTATCCTGATTACCCACGATAGAGACTTTATGGATGATACAGTTACTCACACTATGGGGCTAACAAGAGGTCGTTTAAAAAAGATTAAAGGTGATACCGTAAAGTTTTACGAACAACTTCTAGAAGAAGATATGCTTTATGAACAAACTCGTTCGAATCAAGAAAAGAAGAAAAAAGAGTTAATGGCCTTTGTTGATAAATTTAGAGCAAAGGCCTCTAAAGCAACTCAAGCACAGTCAAGATTAAAGCAACTTGAGAAGATGGGGAGTATGAATGAGCTTGCTAAAGAGGGGAGTATGGCCCTTTCTTTTAGACATATTCCTTGTCCTGGAAAAACTATTTGTACCGTAAAAGATGTTTCATTTGGTTATGAAGAAGAAAACCTCTTTAGTGGTGTAAATTTTGAAATAAAAAGAAATGACTGCATTGGTATCATTGGTAAAAATGGAAAAGGAAAATCGACTCTATTAAATGTTATAACAGGTGAGTTAAAAGCTAGAACTGGTGAAATTCAATATCATCCTTCAGCTAGTATTGGTCACTTTGGTCAAACAAATATTAAAAGACTTTCAGAGAATAATACAATTGTAGCAGAGGTTACTGCAACAAACCCTGAGCTGACAAATACAGAGGTGAGAAAGATTTGTGGCTCGATGATGTTTGAAGGTGATTTGGCAGATAAGAAAATAAGTGTTCTTTCCGGTGGCGAGCGCTCTAGGGTAATGCTTGGAAAAATTATTGCTCATAAGTCTAATATTCTCTTTTTGGATGAGCCTACGAACCATTTAGATATGGAGTCAGTAGAGATTCTTTGCGAAAAGCTGGAAGAGTTTCCAGGTGCTATTGTCTTAGTTACTCATAATGAAATGTTACTTCGAAGACTTGCAAACCGACTTGTCGTTTTTAGAAACTCTCAAGCGCAATTATTTGAGCAAGGGTATGATGAATTCCTAGATAAGATCGGTTGGGATGAAGACGAGTTGAGTGAATCACAAGGAGAAAACGTAGCTCCTTCGAAGAAAAATAAAAAAGAAGATAAGCGCTTAAGGGCCGAGCTTATTCAGCAACGTAGTAGAGCGACAAAGGAGCTCAAAAAGAAGATGGATAAATTAGAAGAGGGGATCTTTAGCAAGGAAGAAAAGGCCGAAGAATTAAATGAGCAGCTTATTAGTGCTAGCACTAGTGGAGACGGGAAGTTGATAAATGATATTTCTCAAAAACTAGGAGTCTTACAAAAAGTCTTAGATATGGAGTATCATGAGCTTTCTTTAGTTAGTGATGAGTTTCATGGGATTTTGGATGAGTTTGAGCAAAAACTTTCCTTTCTAGATCATTAA
- a CDS encoding histidine phosphatase family protein, whose product MKKTFYIFRHGQTDWNKERKVQGQTDIELNELGQEQAQELKCFFDSFDIDICYSSDLSRAYRTAEIAFSGKGVSIFKSINLREANFGQVEGMTRENLIAIYNENFWEVNEQSDESLNFCYPGGETRRELRDRLVKFIENLRDSATERNIAISTHGGALRILLHHFLPKDATPLPIPNCVVYKLTFDGDSALIEGPLNNN is encoded by the coding sequence ATGAAAAAAACCTTTTATATATTCAGGCATGGGCAAACAGATTGGAATAAGGAAAGAAAAGTTCAAGGCCAGACCGATATTGAGCTAAATGAACTGGGTCAAGAGCAGGCTCAAGAACTAAAATGTTTCTTTGATAGCTTTGATATTGATATATGTTATAGCTCTGATTTGAGTAGGGCCTATAGAACTGCTGAGATTGCTTTTAGTGGTAAAGGGGTTTCAATTTTTAAGAGTATTAATTTGAGAGAAGCCAACTTTGGACAAGTTGAAGGAATGACTAGAGAGAATCTGATTGCAATCTATAATGAAAACTTTTGGGAAGTTAATGAGCAATCAGATGAGTCCTTGAACTTTTGTTATCCTGGAGGTGAAACTAGAAGGGAGCTTAGGGACCGACTGGTTAAATTCATTGAGAATCTAAGAGACTCTGCTACAGAGAGAAATATTGCAATAAGTACTCATGGTGGAGCGTTGAGAATTTTACTCCATCATTTTCTTCCTAAGGACGCAACTCCTTTGCCTATACCTAATTGCGTTGTCTATAAACTAACCTTTGATGGGGATTCGGCCCTTATTGAAGGACCTTTAAATAATAATTGA